One genomic segment of Ricinus communis isolate WT05 ecotype wild-type chromosome 3, ASM1957865v1, whole genome shotgun sequence includes these proteins:
- the LOC8272570 gene encoding THO complex subunit 6: MCGDATNWDEDAYRASVLKDRELQTLTVFRTAWAPSSNPSPDTIVIASSDGSIASYSISSCISKLPLGFNNAEAQQAEPDALLRGHDGPAYDVKFYGNCENTLLLSCGDDGRIRGWRWKEFIQLEGHGIQPVLDLVNPQHKGPWDALSPIPENNAIAVDTQRGCIFSAAGDSCAYCWDMETSKIKTVFKGHLDYLHCIVARKSTNQIITGSEDGTARIWDCKSGKCVQVIDPGKDKQLKGSSYVSCIALDASETWLACSNGRSLSVWNLPASECVSKAAAHASIQDVIFDDNQVLAVGAEPLLCRFDINGAIRSQIPCAPQSAFSVSVHTSGMTAVGGYGGLVDVISQFGSHYCTFRCKCL; this comes from the exons ATGTGCGGTGACGCGACGAACTGGGACGAAGATGCATACAGAGCAAGCGTATTAAAGGATCGAGAACTCCAAACCTTAACCGTATTTAGAACCGCATGGGCTCCCTCTTCAAACCCTAGCCCTGACACAATCGTTATCGCCTCCAGTGACGGTTCAATCGCTTCTTACTCTATCTCCTCTTGCATATCCAAGCTC CCATTAGGATTTAACAATGCAGAAGCTCAACA GGCTGAACCTGATGCGTTGCTTCGGGGACACGATGGACCGGCTTATGATGTCAAGTTTTATGGCAATTGTGAAAATACTTTGTTATTgag CTGTGGAGATGATGGTCGGATTCGGGGATGGCGATGGAAGGAATTTATACAATTAGAAG GACATGGCATACAGCCAGTACTTGACTTGGTGAACCCACAGCATAA AGGTCCTTGGGATGCTCTTTCCCCAATTCCTGAAAACAATGCCATAGCTGTGGATACTCAG AGGGGATGTATTTTTTCAGCTGCTGGTGATTCTTGTGCATATTGTTGGGATATG GAGACTTCTAAGATCAAAACAGTTTTTAAGGGACACTTGGACTACTTGCACTGTATAGTTGCCCGTAAGTCTACCAATCAG ATTATAACTGGTTCAGAGGATGGGACTGCACGAATTTGGG ATTGCAAAAGTGGAAAGTGTGTTCAAGTAATTGATCCGGGGAAGGATAAGCAGTTGAAAGGATCCTCGTATGTCAGCTGCATTGCTCTTGATGCAAGTGAGACCTGGTTG gCTTGTAGCAATGGTCGGAGTTTATCAGTTTGGAATCTTCCAGCTTCTGAATGTGTTTCAAAGGCTGCTGCTCATGCATCCATACAGGATGTAATATTTGATGACAACCAA GTTTTAGCTGTTGGAGCAGAGCCTCTACTCTGCCGTTTCGATATAAATGGAGCAATTCGTTCACAGATACCTTGTGCTCCTCAGTCAGCATTTTCTGTCTCCGTACACACATCAGGA ATGACTGCAGTTGGAGGTTATGGAGGTCTTGTAGATGTAATATCCCAGTTTGGTAGTCACTATTGCACATTCCGCTGTAAATGCCTATAG
- the LOC107260877 gene encoding eukaryotic initiation factor 4A-1, with the protein MAGLAPEGSQFDAKHFDSKMNELLTADGEDFFTTYDEVYESFDSMGLQENLLRGIYAYGFEKPSAIQQRGIVPFCKGLDVIQQAQSGTGKTATFCSGILQQLDYALVECQALVLAPTRELAQQIEKVMRALGDYLGVKVHACVGGTSVREDQRILSSGVHVVVGTPGRVFDMLRRQSLRPDYIKMFVLDEADEMLSRGFKDQIYDIFQLLPSKIQVGVFSATMPPEALEITRKFMNKPVKILVKRDELTLEGIKQFHVNVEKEEWKLETLCDLYETLAITQSVIFVNTRRKVDWLTDKMRSRDHTVSATHGDMDQNTRDIIMREFRSGSSRVLITTDLLARGIDVQQVSLVINYDLPTQPENYLHRIGRGGRFGRKGVAINFVTRDDERMLFDIQKFYNVVVEELPSNVADLL; encoded by the exons ATGGCGGGACTAGCACCAGAAGGATCTCAATTTGATGCGAAGCATTTTGATTCAAAGATGAATGAATT ACTAACAGCTGATGGAGAGGATTTCTTCACAACATATGATGAAGTTTATGAAAGTTTTGATTCTATGGGTTTGCAAGAGAATCTCTTGAGAGGCATTTATGCATACG GTTTTGAGAAGCCCTCAGCCATTCAGCAGAGAGGAATTGTTCCATTCTGCAAGGGACTTGATGTTATTCAACAGGCTCAATCTGGAACCGGAAAGACGGCAACTTTTTGTTCCGGTATTCTCCAACAACTTGATTATGCTTTGGTGGAGTGTCAGGCTTTGGTCTTAGCACCTACTAGGGAGCTCGCACAGCAAATTGAAAAGGTTATGCGAGCACTTGGGGATTATCTTGGTGTCAAGGTCCATGCTTGTGTTGGTGGAACTAGTGTTCGTGAAGATCAGCGCATTCTGTCAAGTGGGGTGCATGTTGTTGTTGGCACTCCTGGTCGTGTATTTGACATGCTGCGAAGGCAGTCACTTCGTCCTGATTACATAAAAATGTTTGTGTTGGATGAGGCAGATGAAATGCTTTCACGTGGTTTCAAGGATCAG ATCTATGATATTTTCCAGCTTCTGCCATCAAAAATTCAAGTTGGTGTTTTCTCTGCAACTATGCCGCCCGAGGCTCTAGAGATCACTCGGAAGTTCATGAACAAACCTGTTAAAATTCTTGTGAAGCGTGATGAGCTCACCTTGGAGGGTATAAAGCAGTTTCATGTCAATGTTGAGAAGGAAGAGTGGAAGCTGGAGACATTGTGCGACCTGTACGAGACCTTAGCTATTACCCAAAGTGTCATTTTTGTCAACACTCGTCGCAAGGTTGATTGGCTGACAGACAAGATGCGAAGTCGAGACCACACAGTCTCTGCCACTCATGGTGACATGGACCAGAACACAAGAGATATCATCATGCGTGAATTTCGATCTGGATCATCTCGTGTTCTCATCACTACTGATCTATTGGCTCGTGGTATTGATGTCCAGCAAGTCTCCCTTGTTATAAATTATGATCTTCCTACTCAGCCGGAGAACTATCTCCATCGTATTGGGCGTGGTGGACGGTTTGGGAGGAAAGGTGTTGCGATCAATTTTGTAACAAGGGATGATGAGAGGATGCTGTTTGACATCCAGAAGTTCTATAATGTGGTGGTTGAGGAGCTTCCATCAAATGTTGCAGATCTCCTCTAA